In Acidobacteriota bacterium, a single window of DNA contains:
- a CDS encoding alpha/beta hydrolase: MFGYEMVCVHGAWEGPWIFRAWTAFFAGEGWSVRSLTLPGHEPGGDVRGVGLKEAAAAVAEGVRDPERTVVVGHSLGGWLTLKYLERRAVAASVLLMPLPPRGLSPEARRRVRSHGGWRLKARLLGGLDCPIQNAEAVRALGFGEVGCEASVKRFLAECVPESGRLLRQIALLPVASRVGWGLREGRLSKTQRGRPHLIVASEADALVSPSDLEGVARLLGAEMLRLESAPHVFLLTDHALPLAGQVNAWLSRRLRPAGGFDEGPEKAYI; encoded by the coding sequence GTGTTCGGGTACGAGATGGTGTGCGTGCACGGCGCGTGGGAGGGCCCCTGGATCTTCCGGGCCTGGACCGCGTTCTTCGCGGGGGAAGGCTGGTCCGTCCGGAGCCTCACCCTCCCCGGCCACGAGCCGGGGGGGGACGTGCGCGGAGTCGGCCTCAAGGAGGCGGCGGCCGCCGTGGCGGAAGGCGTCCGCGACCCGGAGCGGACCGTGGTCGTGGGCCACAGCCTGGGAGGCTGGCTCACGCTCAAGTACCTGGAGCGGCGCGCGGTGGCGGCGTCCGTCCTGCTCATGCCCCTCCCGCCACGGGGCCTCTCGCCGGAAGCCCGCAGGAGGGTCCGTTCCCACGGTGGGTGGCGGCTCAAGGCCCGGCTTCTCGGGGGGCTGGACTGCCCCATCCAGAACGCCGAGGCCGTGCGCGCCTTGGGCTTCGGGGAGGTGGGTTGCGAGGCCTCCGTGAAGCGGTTCCTCGCCGAGTGCGTCCCCGAGAGCGGACGGCTCCTGAGGCAGATCGCCCTCCTGCCCGTCGCGTCCCGGGTCGGGTGGGGGCTTCGGGAGGGGCGCCTGAGCAAAACGCAGCGCGGTCGCCCCCATCTCATCGTGGCCTCCGAAGCCGATGCCCTGGTGTCCCCCTCCGACCTGGAGGGGGTGGCGCGGCTTCTGGGCGCCGAGATGCTGCGGCTGGAGTCGGCCCCCCACGTGTTCCTCCTCACGGACCATGCCCTGCCCCTCGCGGGTCAGGTGAACGCCTGGCTCTCCCGCCGGCTGCGGCCCGCGGGAGGATTTGACGAAGGCCCTGAAAAAGCGTATATTTAG
- a CDS encoding DUF3887 domain-containing protein, protein MKRFNTPLRAVTLLAVAMVAFGALYAQANDLVVAKASEFVTLLQKGDFQGAYQKVDSNLGFKSNPDTFKKYWQALESKAGKLVEVKRSSIESKDGYFVVTQVAKFEKGHVDLKVALDNMMRVSGFQYANHKDDSSGSSPQASSQPAPAATPAS, encoded by the coding sequence ATGAAGCGCTTCAACACTCCCCTTCGGGCCGTCACTCTGCTGGCCGTCGCCATGGTGGCCTTCGGCGCCCTCTACGCCCAGGCCAACGACCTGGTCGTGGCCAAGGCCTCGGAGTTCGTCACCCTTCTCCAAAAGGGGGATTTCCAGGGGGCCTATCAGAAGGTGGACTCGAACCTCGGCTTCAAGTCCAACCCCGACACCTTCAAGAAGTACTGGCAGGCGCTCGAATCCAAGGCGGGGAAGCTCGTCGAGGTGAAGCGATCCAGCATCGAGAGCAAGGACGGGTACTTCGTCGTGACGCAGGTGGCGAAATTCGAAAAGGGCCACGTGGACCTCAAGGTCGCCCTGGACAACATGATGCGCGTCTCGGGGTTCCAGTACGCCAACCACAAGGACGACTCCTCCGGCTCCAGTCCTCAGGCCTCGTCCCAGCCGGCGCCGGCCGCCACCCCCGCTTCCTGA
- a CDS encoding pyridoxal phosphate-dependent aminotransferase, whose product MAEGARAPRNEDAPELVVRPEELSGLDHSPASMIDIPGSRMFEIRDALAVYHRDFPGGEEFDASQGDGGASLPGISAELWERAHALQREHGSAYDQPFGTAAFRKSVVEKYWQLDADTGWGPENVLGCQGGRDALLKAYDAMQFLGHGRRGDFVVVSRVPWISYNWGPYAVGANVLLAPGREADAWALTPEGIAESVRFAERAGGRKVAGLVVTSPDNPTGRTIPLTEQIDLARAAFGAGVPYVLFDWIYHRVTDGEPHDVNAFLRALEPAERERVILLDGITKSLGASNVRNAHLLASRKLVKFMQNRASHGVIPSFHSQAVAMAAYSMGFDRAAAPIVVPTNESRKVLSAFLAEKGIRAILGKGYYAFLDVGPWMDAGGMSDSSAMGAYLAERFGLAVVPGVYFSDYGSRWVRFSYALPPDKTARAAERLWAALSQVKGAGDGGAA is encoded by the coding sequence ATGGCCGAAGGAGCAAGAGCGCCCCGAAACGAGGACGCCCCCGAACTCGTGGTCCGCCCCGAAGAGCTCTCTGGGCTGGACCACTCCCCCGCCTCCATGATCGACATCCCGGGTTCCAGGATGTTCGAGATCCGGGACGCCCTGGCCGTGTACCACCGGGATTTCCCCGGGGGAGAGGAGTTCGACGCGAGCCAGGGCGACGGAGGCGCGAGCCTTCCGGGCATTTCGGCGGAGCTGTGGGAGCGGGCCCACGCCCTCCAAAGGGAGCATGGATCGGCCTACGACCAGCCCTTCGGGACCGCGGCCTTTCGAAAGTCCGTCGTGGAGAAGTACTGGCAGCTGGACGCGGACACGGGATGGGGCCCCGAGAACGTCCTGGGCTGTCAGGGCGGTCGGGACGCCCTCCTCAAGGCCTACGACGCCATGCAGTTTCTCGGTCACGGGCGGAGGGGCGACTTCGTGGTCGTGTCCCGCGTTCCCTGGATCTCCTACAACTGGGGGCCCTACGCCGTGGGCGCCAATGTCCTTCTGGCGCCGGGGCGCGAGGCCGACGCCTGGGCGCTTACCCCGGAAGGCATCGCCGAGTCGGTTCGTTTTGCCGAGCGGGCGGGGGGCCGCAAGGTGGCGGGGCTGGTCGTGACCTCCCCCGACAACCCCACCGGGAGGACGATTCCCCTCACGGAGCAGATCGACCTCGCCCGAGCCGCCTTCGGCGCCGGCGTGCCGTACGTCCTCTTCGACTGGATCTACCACCGCGTGACCGACGGCGAACCCCACGACGTGAACGCCTTCCTGAGGGCCCTCGAACCCGCCGAACGGGAGCGGGTGATCCTCCTGGACGGGATCACCAAGTCCCTCGGGGCGAGCAACGTGCGCAACGCCCACCTCCTCGCCTCCAGGAAACTGGTCAAGTTCATGCAGAACCGCGCCTCCCACGGCGTCATCCCCTCCTTTCACAGCCAGGCCGTCGCCATGGCCGCCTACTCCATGGGCTTCGACCGGGCCGCCGCCCCCATCGTGGTCCCCACGAACGAGAGCCGGAAGGTCCTCTCGGCCTTCCTGGCCGAGAAGGGGATCCGAGCCATCCTGGGAAAGGGCTACTACGCCTTCCTCGACGTGGGGCCTTGGATGGACGCGGGGGGGATGAGCGACAGCTCCGCCATGGGCGCCTACCTGGCCGAGCGCTTCGGCCTGGCCGTCGTCCCGGGGGTGTATTTCAGCGACTACGGGTCCCGGTGGGTGCGCTTCTCCTACGCCCTCCCACCGGACAAGACCGCCCGGGCGGCGGAGCGGCTCTGGGCGGCCCTCTCCCAGGTGAAGGGCGCCGGGGACGGAGGAGCGGCGTGA
- a CDS encoding M20/M25/M40 family metallo-hydrolase — protein MKSGDWGTFAEKFRLAVESSLETHFGRGLSGLELEFNILDRGLRPVTAVGYGPERRSFADHLMDRYLPEAARPRFQLEVFHWMIEGATRPYYSARGTALEGRLLEAATWNALARAGLAFGERFFALHGNVPYPVEVNGDAIPDGWSLAKKKYLARCVALFGPNLATAGIHTNHSYPESLLSWDFFHLPRHRREGRTLIDFRNDALIRATRLLRPFCPLFIAVSASTPFAWEIVEGHPAVVLTERDSNRLLTFPNPPELDVPYLYASHADYLRISYDLVRRGVRFGANNWTPVRARSDVDPVNRNIWATSEQLQRLYQKGLYRAGERADFEEAERALLVENLCARVDLPMTRVEVRTDEGGDDLGLSLAKIVFKELLLLRIYADESFGAAFVYDADDVQRARRNEEAAARSGLEARIEDPFTGSPLLLREFLAATLSDLDPLARALEWREALAPLAEMAAGGANPAGRTREWFRSRLGSPRKAPSGSPIVPGEVFTEWLEARGRLLQEELRDADSLARGLGDEEAKVRPLLFEAAQESESEAVAAVRIGAAARPQVLAVSEDPVGETVGLSAELIRIPSVTNCPRERLKEVWRCARFLATRLQEAGAEVRLFEGGKYPAVLAGFPGRLLAPVVLSGHFDVVEPDPDDLQFEPRVEGDYLWGRGSADMKTVVASDLVWMRRRILQGPPFPPVCLLFVGNEENGESEPCGTPHVLEELRQTHGWSPGLMILGERTGEKGDERFGEICTSNRGVVRLRVTARGERAHTGMAGAPDDLSERLIAARAAIHELLEDRFTRKAEDGWVTGVRFPFLSFGEPGVYNITPGEAVLGIEVRPIPEDDVDGFLEALRLLCGASGLEVEAEVREAGVTCPPENPYLAALLRAARSVQGAPPRIGRKLAGTSARFAPGGAAVVWGQTGIGPHTRHERHFIPSIAPYLDTLDALSEDLAGWAVEGVRAPRFQGETARREDP, from the coding sequence ATGAAATCCGGCGACTGGGGCACCTTCGCCGAGAAATTCCGCCTGGCCGTGGAGTCCTCCCTGGAGACCCATTTCGGGAGGGGCCTCTCGGGCCTGGAGCTGGAATTCAACATCCTGGACCGGGGGCTCCGGCCCGTGACCGCCGTGGGGTACGGTCCCGAGAGGAGGTCCTTCGCGGATCACCTCATGGACCGGTACCTGCCCGAGGCCGCGCGCCCCAGGTTCCAGCTCGAGGTGTTTCACTGGATGATCGAGGGGGCCACCCGCCCCTACTATTCGGCCCGCGGGACGGCCCTGGAAGGGAGGCTGCTCGAGGCCGCCACCTGGAACGCGCTGGCCCGCGCCGGCCTCGCCTTCGGAGAGCGATTCTTCGCCCTCCACGGAAACGTCCCCTACCCGGTGGAGGTCAACGGGGACGCCATCCCCGACGGCTGGAGCCTGGCGAAGAAGAAGTACCTGGCCCGGTGCGTGGCCCTCTTCGGCCCCAACCTGGCCACGGCGGGCATCCACACCAACCACTCCTACCCCGAGTCCCTTCTCTCCTGGGACTTTTTCCATCTCCCGCGCCACCGGCGGGAGGGCCGCACCCTCATCGACTTCCGCAACGACGCCCTGATCCGGGCCACGCGCCTTCTGCGGCCCTTCTGCCCCCTCTTCATCGCGGTTTCCGCCTCCACGCCCTTCGCCTGGGAGATCGTGGAAGGGCACCCCGCCGTGGTGCTCACGGAGCGGGACAGCAACCGCCTCCTCACCTTCCCGAACCCGCCCGAACTGGATGTGCCGTATTTGTACGCCAGCCACGCCGATTACCTCCGGATCTCCTATGACCTGGTGCGCCGCGGGGTGCGCTTCGGGGCCAACAACTGGACGCCCGTCCGCGCCCGCTCCGACGTGGATCCGGTGAATCGAAACATCTGGGCCACCAGCGAACAGCTCCAGCGCCTGTACCAGAAAGGCCTGTACCGGGCGGGGGAGCGCGCCGATTTCGAGGAGGCCGAGCGGGCCCTCCTCGTCGAGAATCTGTGCGCGCGGGTGGATCTCCCCATGACCCGGGTGGAGGTGCGCACCGATGAGGGCGGGGACGACCTCGGCCTGTCGCTGGCGAAGATCGTCTTCAAGGAGCTCCTCTTGCTCCGGATCTATGCGGACGAGTCCTTCGGGGCCGCCTTCGTCTACGACGCCGACGACGTCCAGCGGGCGCGCCGAAACGAGGAGGCGGCAGCCCGGTCGGGTCTCGAGGCCCGGATTGAGGACCCCTTCACCGGCTCCCCCCTTCTCCTTCGAGAGTTCCTCGCGGCCACCCTCTCCGACCTCGACCCGCTGGCGCGGGCCTTGGAATGGAGGGAGGCCCTTGCCCCCCTCGCCGAGATGGCCGCAGGGGGGGCCAATCCCGCCGGCCGAACCCGGGAGTGGTTCCGCTCGCGTCTGGGTTCGCCGCGGAAGGCCCCCTCGGGCTCCCCCATCGTCCCCGGGGAGGTCTTCACCGAATGGCTCGAAGCGCGGGGCCGGCTCCTTCAGGAGGAATTGAGGGACGCGGACTCCCTGGCCAGGGGCCTGGGGGACGAGGAGGCAAAGGTCCGCCCGCTCCTTTTCGAGGCGGCCCAGGAGTCCGAGTCCGAGGCCGTGGCGGCCGTTCGGATCGGGGCGGCGGCCCGCCCGCAGGTCCTGGCGGTTTCGGAGGACCCCGTGGGAGAGACCGTCGGCCTGTCCGCCGAACTCATCCGGATCCCCTCCGTCACCAACTGCCCCCGGGAGCGGCTCAAAGAGGTCTGGCGGTGCGCGCGGTTCCTCGCGACCCGTCTCCAGGAAGCGGGTGCGGAGGTCCGCCTCTTCGAAGGCGGGAAGTACCCCGCCGTCCTCGCGGGCTTTCCCGGCCGGCTGCTGGCGCCCGTGGTCCTTTCGGGCCATTTCGATGTCGTGGAGCCGGACCCCGACGACCTCCAGTTCGAGCCCCGCGTGGAAGGGGACTACCTCTGGGGTCGCGGAAGCGCGGACATGAAGACCGTGGTGGCCTCGGACCTCGTGTGGATGCGCAGAAGGATCTTGCAAGGCCCGCCCTTCCCGCCCGTCTGTCTCCTCTTCGTGGGCAACGAGGAGAACGGCGAATCCGAGCCCTGCGGCACCCCCCACGTCCTCGAAGAACTCCGCCAGACCCACGGGTGGTCGCCGGGCCTCATGATCCTCGGGGAGCGCACCGGGGAGAAGGGGGACGAGCGCTTCGGAGAGATCTGCACCTCCAACCGGGGCGTCGTCCGGCTCCGCGTCACCGCGCGGGGGGAGCGGGCCCACACGGGGATGGCCGGGGCGCCGGACGATCTCTCGGAACGGCTCATCGCCGCCCGGGCCGCCATCCACGAATTGCTCGAAGACCGGTTCACTCGGAAGGCGGAGGATGGATGGGTCACGGGCGTCCGGTTCCCCTTCCTCTCCTTCGGGGAGCCCGGCGTCTACAACATCACGCCCGGCGAGGCCGTCCTCGGCATCGAGGTGCGGCCCATCCCCGAGGACGATGTGGACGGCTTCCTGGAGGCGCTACGCCTCCTCTGCGGGGCCTCGGGCCTCGAGGTGGAGGCCGAAGTCCGCGAGGCGGGAGTCACGTGCCCGCCGGAGAACCCCTACCTGGCGGCCCTCCTTCGGGCCGCCCGGTCCGTACAGGGAGCCCCGCCGCGAATCGGTCGCAAATTGGCCGGAACCTCGGCCCGTTTCGCCCCCGGCGGGGCCGCCGTGGTCTGGGGCCAGACCGGAATCGGTCCCCACACCCGCCACGAGCGCCATTTCATTCCGAGCATCGCCCCCTACCTCGACACCCTCGACGCCCTGTCGGAGGATCTGGCCGGGTGGGCGGTGGAGGGGGTTCGCGCGCCGAGGTTCCAGGGGGAGACGGCCAGGAGGGAGGATCCATGA
- a CDS encoding ferritin family protein, producing MTANRRVKRVEAAKPPKAEAPGSGPSARRIHRLFDIFQEAVEAERSARRRYEEAATLCEDAQLKAILLEFAEDELKHEREILLRFQEVARKIQGEVH from the coding sequence ATGACGGCGAACCGGAGAGTGAAGCGGGTGGAAGCGGCGAAGCCTCCGAAGGCGGAGGCCCCCGGCTCGGGCCCTTCGGCACGGCGCATCCACCGTCTCTTCGACATCTTTCAGGAGGCCGTCGAGGCCGAGCGGAGCGCCCGGCGGCGCTACGAGGAGGCGGCCACCCTCTGCGAGGACGCCCAGCTCAAGGCCATCCTGCTCGAGTTCGCCGAGGACGAACTCAAGCACGAGCGCGAGATCCTCCTGCGGTTCCAGGAAGTCGCCCGAAAGATCCAGGGCGAGGTCCACTGA
- a CDS encoding CopG family transcriptional regulator, producing MEPRVTLKIPRPLYERLSVLIEGSGFASVTEFAVYVLRDLVSHQEGAPEGTLSAREVEAIRKRLKHMGYL from the coding sequence ATGGAGCCACGAGTCACGCTCAAGATCCCGAGGCCTCTCTACGAGCGTCTCTCCGTCCTCATCGAGGGCAGCGGCTTCGCCTCGGTGACGGAGTTTGCGGTCTACGTCCTGCGGGACCTCGTTTCTCACCAGGAAGGGGCGCCCGAGGGCACCCTCTCGGCCCGCGAGGTGGAGGCCATTCGCAAGCGCTTGAAACACATGGGGTATTTGTAG
- a CDS encoding alkaline phosphatase family protein: MKDKKVFIFGMDCMEPSLVFGEWKDDLPNLRRLAEGGAWGPMKSTVPAITVPAWTAMMTSKDPGTLGFYGFRNRKSYDYDELFFANAAYVKEKTLWQHLSRNRLSSVVLGVPQTYPPKPLNGTLVGCFLTPDKGVQYTWPDEAKHELDRLAEGDYIIDVKDFRTENKAALLDQIYVMTRRRFKVVREWVKTKPWDFFMFVEMGVDRIHHAFWRYHDREHRLYEKGHPFEFAIRDYYRYLDGEIGSVLDLLPQGVQTWVVSDHGARTMRGAICVNEFFRREGLLALKEEPAEPRKLKTSDIDWSRTTCWGEGGYYSRIFMNVKGREPRGVVEPADYEKTRTLIKEKLEALGDEAGRPIGTVAHRPEDLYRKVNGVPPDLIVYFGDLAWRSAGSVGTGAIHVFENDTGPDDANHAQFGLFILNGPGVAPGRREGVTLYDVAPTVLRTFGIPVPDDLIGRGIE; the protein is encoded by the coding sequence GTGAAAGACAAGAAGGTCTTCATCTTCGGCATGGACTGCATGGAACCGAGCCTCGTCTTCGGCGAGTGGAAGGACGACCTGCCCAACCTGCGCCGTCTCGCGGAGGGCGGGGCCTGGGGGCCCATGAAATCCACGGTGCCCGCCATCACGGTGCCCGCATGGACCGCCATGATGACCAGCAAGGACCCGGGCACCCTGGGTTTCTACGGCTTCCGAAACCGCAAGTCCTACGACTACGATGAACTCTTCTTCGCCAACGCCGCCTACGTCAAGGAGAAGACGCTCTGGCAGCACCTGTCCCGAAACCGCCTCTCGAGCGTGGTCCTCGGCGTTCCCCAGACCTACCCCCCCAAGCCCCTCAACGGGACCCTCGTGGGCTGTTTCCTCACGCCCGACAAGGGGGTCCAGTACACCTGGCCCGACGAGGCCAAGCACGAGCTCGACCGCCTGGCCGAGGGCGACTACATCATCGACGTGAAGGACTTCCGGACCGAGAACAAGGCGGCCCTCCTCGATCAGATCTACGTCATGACCAGGCGCCGGTTCAAGGTGGTGCGGGAGTGGGTCAAGACCAAGCCCTGGGACTTCTTCATGTTCGTGGAGATGGGCGTGGACCGCATCCACCACGCCTTCTGGCGTTACCACGACCGGGAGCACCGGCTCTACGAGAAGGGCCACCCCTTCGAGTTCGCCATCCGGGACTACTACCGGTACCTCGACGGGGAGATCGGGTCGGTCCTGGACCTTCTCCCCCAGGGCGTTCAAACCTGGGTGGTCTCGGACCACGGGGCGCGTACCATGCGCGGGGCCATCTGCGTCAACGAGTTCTTCCGCCGGGAGGGACTCCTCGCCCTCAAGGAGGAACCCGCGGAGCCGCGCAAGCTCAAGACGAGCGACATCGACTGGTCGCGGACCACCTGCTGGGGCGAAGGGGGCTACTACTCCCGCATCTTCATGAACGTGAAGGGGCGAGAGCCCCGAGGCGTCGTGGAGCCGGCCGACTACGAGAAGACCCGGACCCTCATCAAGGAGAAGCTCGAGGCCCTGGGCGACGAGGCAGGCCGCCCCATCGGGACCGTGGCGCACCGCCCGGAGGACCTCTACCGGAAGGTCAACGGTGTGCCCCCCGACCTGATCGTGTACTTCGGGGACCTGGCCTGGCGCAGCGCGGGCAGCGTGGGGACGGGCGCCATCCATGTCTTCGAGAACGACACGGGCCCCGATGACGCCAACCACGCCCAGTTCGGCCTGTTCATCCTCAACGGGCCCGGCGTGGCGCCGGGCCGGCGGGAGGGCGTCACGCTCTATGACGTGGCGCCCACCGTCCTGCGGACGTTCGGAATCCCGGTTCCCGACGATCTGATTGGGAGGGGAATCGAGTGA
- the cysC gene encoding adenylyl-sulfate kinase — MAGNGKGFVLWFTGLSGSGKSTLSKLVEDRLLERGVPVEVLDGDEVRTNLSKGLGFSKEDRDTNIRRIGYVAKLLARNGVCAITAAISPYREIRDEVRAGVEERSIFVECYLDCPLEKLMERDVKGLYKKALAGEIPHFTGVSDPYEPPLKPEVVVYTGGEPPEQSCARIVKTLEMLQLVPAVVGDDYGAEEEAVVAARLKDLGYLG, encoded by the coding sequence ATGGCGGGAAACGGAAAGGGATTCGTCCTCTGGTTCACGGGGTTGTCCGGGTCGGGCAAGTCGACCCTGTCCAAGCTGGTGGAGGACCGCCTCCTCGAGCGCGGCGTTCCGGTGGAGGTCCTGGACGGGGACGAAGTCCGCACGAACCTCTCGAAGGGGCTCGGCTTCTCCAAGGAGGACCGGGACACCAACATCCGCCGCATCGGGTACGTGGCCAAGCTGCTCGCCCGGAACGGCGTCTGCGCCATCACGGCGGCCATCTCGCCCTACCGGGAGATCCGGGATGAAGTCCGCGCCGGGGTGGAGGAGCGCTCCATCTTCGTGGAGTGCTACCTCGACTGCCCCCTGGAGAAGCTCATGGAGCGGGACGTCAAGGGCCTGTACAAAAAGGCCCTCGCGGGCGAGATCCCTCACTTCACAGGGGTGTCCGATCCCTACGAGCCTCCCCTCAAGCCCGAGGTCGTGGTCTACACCGGCGGGGAGCCGCCGGAGCAGTCCTGCGCCCGCATCGTCAAGACCCTCGAGATGCTTCAGCTCGTTCCCGCTGTCGTGGGGGACGACTACGGCGCCGAGGAGGAAGCCGTCGTCGCGGCCCGCCTCAAGGACCTGGGGTATCTGGGGTGA
- a CDS encoding PHP domain-containing protein, whose amino-acid sequence MIDLHMHSTCSDGTFRPADLVREARGAGITRMALTDHDTVEGLAEAAEAARVEGVGFLGGLEISAEYGPGTLHILGYGFDPEEPRLLERLAFVQKCRADRNPIIVERLNALGLDVTLEEIASRAGGDLVGRPHFAQTLLDKGYVSSRQEAFDRYLAKGQPAYADKVRLSPAESIEIIRRAGGVAVLAHPLQLKIDDPDTLDAFVRDLKDLGLQGMECYYRNHTEEDEARFTALARKYALLPTGGSDFHGANRPRIRLGVGEGRLKVPEACWEGLADWLGSQDVGK is encoded by the coding sequence ATGATCGACCTGCACATGCACTCCACGTGTTCGGACGGGACCTTCCGTCCCGCCGACCTCGTGCGCGAAGCGCGCGGGGCGGGGATCACGCGGATGGCCCTCACGGACCACGACACGGTGGAGGGCCTGGCCGAGGCCGCCGAAGCGGCCCGCGTCGAAGGCGTGGGCTTCCTCGGCGGCCTGGAAATCTCCGCCGAATACGGTCCGGGCACGCTCCACATCCTCGGCTACGGGTTCGACCCGGAGGAGCCCCGCCTCCTGGAGCGACTCGCCTTCGTCCAGAAGTGCCGCGCGGACCGGAACCCCATCATCGTCGAGCGGCTCAACGCCCTGGGCCTGGACGTGACCCTCGAGGAGATCGCCTCCCGGGCGGGCGGGGACCTCGTGGGGCGGCCCCACTTCGCCCAGACCCTGCTCGACAAGGGCTACGTCTCGAGCCGCCAGGAGGCCTTCGACCGGTACCTCGCCAAGGGCCAGCCCGCCTACGCCGACAAGGTTCGCCTGAGCCCCGCCGAGAGCATCGAAATCATCCGCCGGGCGGGCGGCGTGGCCGTCCTGGCCCATCCCCTCCAGCTCAAGATCGACGATCCGGACACCCTGGACGCCTTCGTGCGCGATCTCAAAGACCTCGGCCTCCAAGGCATGGAGTGCTACTACCGCAACCACACCGAAGAGGACGAGGCCCGCTTCACCGCCCTGGCCCGGAAATACGCCCTCCTCCCCACGGGTGGCTCGGACTTCCACGGCGCCAACCGCCCCCGAATCCGCCTCGGCGTCGGCGAGGGCCGGCTGAAGGTTCCCGAGGCGTGCTGGGAGGGACTGGCCGACTGGTTAGGAAGTCAGGATGTGGGGAAGTGA
- a CDS encoding four helix bundle protein, whose protein sequence is MRRREPPASRHLGETKASVHAFRYQRPHESLECWKEAVHPAVLGNEATQTLPAEVRCGLTSQPRRAAVSVPANITEGAAGRGDAERRQFILIARSSLSELETHLVIVERLGYLASETTAPLFALTGKIGAMPNGLLRRWGRVAHTALPDFLTS, encoded by the coding sequence GTGAGGAGGCGGGAACCACCGGCATCGCGGCATCTTGGGGAAACAAAGGCCTCAGTTCATGCTTTCAGGTATCAAAGGCCCCATGAAAGCCTCGAGTGCTGGAAGGAAGCCGTTCATCCAGCGGTCCTTGGGAACGAAGCCACACAGACCCTGCCCGCCGAGGTGCGCTGCGGCCTGACGTCTCAGCCACGCCGGGCGGCGGTCAGCGTTCCGGCGAACATCACGGAGGGAGCGGCAGGGCGCGGTGATGCGGAAAGGCGGCAGTTCATCCTCATCGCGAGAAGTTCGTTGAGCGAACTCGAAACTCACTTGGTCATCGTGGAACGCCTCGGATACTTGGCATCCGAGACGACAGCCCCGCTGTTCGCCCTCACCGGGAAGATCGGCGCCATGCCAAACGGCCTCCTCCGCCGTTGGGGCCGAGTCGCCCATACCGCCCTTCCTGACTTCCTAACTTCCTGA
- a CDS encoding alkaline phosphatase family protein, with product MALLNGLFSKKKPRAVLMGLDGVPYTLLQKLVARGVTPNLGRLAEGGGKRFQQMDASLPEISSVSWSSFMTGVNPARHGIYGFMDLKPGTYQMFFPSYPHLKAPPLWDDLGKRGKRSVVLNLPGTYPARAHAGVLVSGFVAIDLKKAVHPPAALPVLEKMGYRIDVDTAKAQDADHLYRDLDETLAARERAFDHFWKDEDWDLFVAVITGTDRLQHFQWDAVEDEAHPNHARAMEFYRKADAVVGRLADRLGASDALYVMSDHGFCGIRSEVYLNRFLVEKGYLKWEKDPPESYADLSGESRAFVLDPSRVYLHRKGRYPKGTVEEAQVPALREELKALFLSLEHKGRPVIREVFFPEAIYEGPEFDKAPDLVLLTNDGLDLKGNIRKEAVFGRTHFTGMHTRHDAFLISSRDLPEKRPHIQDVHGLLRSALGVE from the coding sequence ATGGCTCTCCTGAACGGACTGTTCTCGAAAAAAAAGCCCCGCGCGGTCCTCATGGGCCTGGACGGAGTTCCCTACACCCTCCTCCAGAAGCTCGTCGCCCGGGGCGTGACGCCGAACCTGGGCCGGCTCGCCGAGGGAGGCGGGAAGCGTTTTCAACAGATGGACGCCTCGCTCCCGGAGATCTCCTCGGTGTCCTGGTCGTCCTTCATGACGGGGGTGAATCCCGCCCGCCACGGCATCTACGGGTTCATGGACCTCAAGCCCGGGACGTACCAGATGTTCTTCCCGAGCTATCCCCACCTGAAGGCGCCCCCGCTCTGGGACGACCTGGGGAAGCGGGGCAAGCGATCCGTGGTCCTCAACCTGCCGGGCACCTATCCCGCCCGCGCCCACGCGGGGGTCCTCGTCTCGGGCTTCGTGGCCATCGACCTCAAGAAAGCCGTCCACCCGCCCGCGGCCCTCCCCGTCCTGGAGAAGATGGGATACCGCATCGACGTGGACACGGCCAAGGCCCAGGACGCGGACCACCTGTACCGGGATCTCGACGAGACCCTCGCCGCGCGCGAGCGGGCCTTCGATCACTTCTGGAAGGACGAGGACTGGGACCTCTTCGTGGCCGTCATCACCGGCACCGACCGGCTCCAGCACTTCCAGTGGGACGCCGTGGAGGACGAGGCCCACCCCAACCACGCCCGGGCCATGGAGTTCTACCGCAAGGCCGACGCCGTCGTGGGGAGGCTCGCGGACCGGCTCGGCGCCTCCGACGCCCTGTACGTCATGAGCGATCACGGCTTCTGCGGCATCCGCAGCGAGGTCTACCTGAACCGGTTCCTCGTGGAGAAGGGGTACCTGAAATGGGAGAAGGACCCCCCCGAATCCTACGCGGACCTCTCCGGCGAAAGCCGCGCCTTCGTCCTCGACCCCTCCCGCGTCTACCTCCACCGGAAGGGGCGCTACCCCAAGGGGACCGTGGAGGAGGCCCAGGTCCCCGCCTTGCGCGAGGAACTGAAGGCCCTCTTCCTTTCCCTCGAGCATAAGGGGCGCCCGGTCATTCGGGAGGTCTTCTTTCCCGAGGCGATCTACGAAGGGCCTGAGTTCGACAAGGCTCCCGACCTCGTGCTCCTGACGAACGACGGCCTCGACCTCAAGGGCAACATCCGCAAGGAGGCGGTCTTCGGCCGCACCCACTTCACGGGGATGCACACGCGACACGACGCCTTCCTGATCTCCAGCCGGGACCTGCCCGAAAAGCGCCCCCACATCCAGGACGTCCACGGCCTGCTCCGTTCGGCCCTCGGCGTGGAGTGA